Proteins found in one Coffea eugenioides isolate CCC68of chromosome 5, Ceug_1.0, whole genome shotgun sequence genomic segment:
- the LOC113770404 gene encoding protein DETOXIFICATION 40-like isoform X1, whose product MDSSSIDAGQPLLPRTNTQISKELEEILCDNEQPLLQRYRAATWIEMKLLFQLAAPAVIVYMINYLMSMSTQIFSGHLGNLELAAASLGNTGIQIFAYGLMLGMGSAVETLCGQAFGAKKYEMLGVYLQRSTILLSLTGVLLAIIYVFSKPILIFLGQAPNIASAAALFVYGLIPQIFAYAVNFPIQKFMQAQSIVQPSAYISTATLALHLVLSWLAVYKFGLGLLGASLVLSFSWWIIVIGQFIYIVKSEKCKQTWTGFSLQAFSGLWGFFKLSAASAVMLCLETWYFQILVLLAGLLPNPELALDALTICTTISGWVFMISVGFNAAASVRVSNELGAGHPKSAAFSVIVVNVISFIICVIAAIVILALRRVLSYLFTEGEVVADAVSDLSPLLALTLVLNGIQPVLSGVAVGCGWQAFVAYVNVGCYYLVGIPLGSLLGFYFQLGAKGLWSGMLGGTVMQTIILLWVTVRTDWKKEVEAALKR is encoded by the exons ATGGATTCTTCATCTATTGATGCTGGTCAGCCACTGCTGCCGAGAACTAACACTCAAATCAGCAAAGAGCTTGAAGAAATATTATGCGATAATGAACAACCATTGCTGCAGCGTTACCGGGCGGCGACTTGGATTGAGATGAAGCTTCTTTTTCAATTAGCAGCACCAGCTGTGATTGTTTACATGATCAACTACCTTATGTCCATGTCCACACAAATTTTCTCTGGGCATCTTGGCAACCTTGAACTTGCTGCTGCTTCCCTTGGCAACACTGGGATTCAAATTTTTGCCTATGGTCTCATG CTAGGAATGGGTAGTGCAGTCGAAACACTATGTGGACAAGCATTTGGAGCCAAAAAGTATGAGATGTTAGGCGTATATCTTCAAAGATCTACCATACTTTTGAGTTTAACTGGTGTTTTGCTGGCCATAATCTATGTTTTCTCGAAGCCAATCCTTATATTTCTAGGCCAAGCACCAAATATTGCATCAGCAGCAGCCTTATTCGTGTATGGTTTGATCCCACAAATCTTTGCCTATGCAGTTAACTTCCCAATTCAAAAATTCATGCAAGCTCAAAGCATAgtgcaaccaagtgcatatataTCAACAGCAACATTAGCCCTGCATCTTGTATTGAGTTGGCTCGCAGTTTACAAATTTGGTCTTGGTTTATTGGGTGCATCACTAGTTTTGAGCTTTTCTTGGTGGATAATTGTGATTGGACAATTTATTTACatagtgaaaagtgaaaaatgcaaacaaactTGGACTGGTTTTAGCCTACAAGCCTTCAGTGGCCTTTGGGGGTTCTTCAAATTGTCAGCAGCATCAGCAGTTATGTTGTGTTTGGAGACTTGGTATTTTCAGATTCTTGTTCTATTGGCTGGTTTGCTTCCTAATCCTGAATTGGCTCTGGATGCTCTGACCATTTG CACAACAATTTCTGGATGGGTATTTATGATCTCAGTGGGATTTAATGCAGCAGCAAG TGTGAGAGTTAGCAATGAACTTGGAGCAGGACATCCAAAATCAGCAGCATTTTCAGTGATAGTTGTGAATGTGATCTCTTTCATAATTTGTGTGATTGCGGCAATTGTCATCCTTGCTCTGCGCCGGGTTTTGAGCTATTTATTCACGGAAGGTGAAGTGGTTGCAGATGCTGTCTCTGATCTTTCCCCACTTCTGGCCCTCACTCTTGTTCTTAATGGCATCCAACCAGTATTGTCAG GTGTGGCTGTTGGATGCGGATGGCAAGCATTTGTTGCATACGTGAATGTGGGATGTTACTATTTAGTCGGAATCCCGTTGGGTTCTCTACTCGGCTTTTACTTCCAACTTGGTGCTAAG GGACTATGGTCCGGCATGTTGGGCGGTACTGTAATGCAGACAATTATTTTATTGTGGGTGACAGTTCGAACAGATTGGAAAAAGGAG GTTGAAGCAGCTTTAAAGAGATAG
- the LOC113770404 gene encoding protein DETOXIFICATION 40-like isoform X3 gives MDSSSIDAGQPLLPRTNTQISKELEEILCDNEQPLLQRYRAATWIEMKLLFQLAAPAVIVYMINYLMSMSTQIFSGHLGNLELAAASLGNTGIQIFAYGLMLGMGSAVETLCGQAFGAKKYEMLGVYLQRSTILLSLTGVLLAIIYVFSKPILIFLGQAPNIASAAALFVYGLIPQIFAYAVNFPIQKFMQAQSIVQPSAYISTATLALHLVLSWLAVYKFGLGLLGASLVLSFSWWIIVIGQFIYIVKSEKCKQTWTGFSLQAFSGLWGFFKLSAASAVMLCLETWYFQILVLLAGLLPNPELALDALTICTTISGWVFMISVGFNAAASVRVSNELGAGHPKSAAFSVIVVNVISFIICVIAAIVILALRRVLSYLFTEGEVVADAVSDLSPLLALTLVLNGIQPVLSGVAVGCGWQAFVAYVNVGCYYLVGIPLGSLLGFYFQLGAKGLWSGMLGGTVMQTIILLWVTVRTDWKKEVKSSFKEIDKWDDQKREALQD, from the exons ATGGATTCTTCATCTATTGATGCTGGTCAGCCACTGCTGCCGAGAACTAACACTCAAATCAGCAAAGAGCTTGAAGAAATATTATGCGATAATGAACAACCATTGCTGCAGCGTTACCGGGCGGCGACTTGGATTGAGATGAAGCTTCTTTTTCAATTAGCAGCACCAGCTGTGATTGTTTACATGATCAACTACCTTATGTCCATGTCCACACAAATTTTCTCTGGGCATCTTGGCAACCTTGAACTTGCTGCTGCTTCCCTTGGCAACACTGGGATTCAAATTTTTGCCTATGGTCTCATG CTAGGAATGGGTAGTGCAGTCGAAACACTATGTGGACAAGCATTTGGAGCCAAAAAGTATGAGATGTTAGGCGTATATCTTCAAAGATCTACCATACTTTTGAGTTTAACTGGTGTTTTGCTGGCCATAATCTATGTTTTCTCGAAGCCAATCCTTATATTTCTAGGCCAAGCACCAAATATTGCATCAGCAGCAGCCTTATTCGTGTATGGTTTGATCCCACAAATCTTTGCCTATGCAGTTAACTTCCCAATTCAAAAATTCATGCAAGCTCAAAGCATAgtgcaaccaagtgcatatataTCAACAGCAACATTAGCCCTGCATCTTGTATTGAGTTGGCTCGCAGTTTACAAATTTGGTCTTGGTTTATTGGGTGCATCACTAGTTTTGAGCTTTTCTTGGTGGATAATTGTGATTGGACAATTTATTTACatagtgaaaagtgaaaaatgcaaacaaactTGGACTGGTTTTAGCCTACAAGCCTTCAGTGGCCTTTGGGGGTTCTTCAAATTGTCAGCAGCATCAGCAGTTATGTTGTGTTTGGAGACTTGGTATTTTCAGATTCTTGTTCTATTGGCTGGTTTGCTTCCTAATCCTGAATTGGCTCTGGATGCTCTGACCATTTG CACAACAATTTCTGGATGGGTATTTATGATCTCAGTGGGATTTAATGCAGCAGCAAG TGTGAGAGTTAGCAATGAACTTGGAGCAGGACATCCAAAATCAGCAGCATTTTCAGTGATAGTTGTGAATGTGATCTCTTTCATAATTTGTGTGATTGCGGCAATTGTCATCCTTGCTCTGCGCCGGGTTTTGAGCTATTTATTCACGGAAGGTGAAGTGGTTGCAGATGCTGTCTCTGATCTTTCCCCACTTCTGGCCCTCACTCTTGTTCTTAATGGCATCCAACCAGTATTGTCAG GTGTGGCTGTTGGATGCGGATGGCAAGCATTTGTTGCATACGTGAATGTGGGATGTTACTATTTAGTCGGAATCCCGTTGGGTTCTCTACTCGGCTTTTACTTCCAACTTGGTGCTAAG GGACTATGGTCCGGCATGTTGGGCGGTACTGTAATGCAGACAATTATTTTATTGTGGGTGACAGTTCGAACAGATTGGAAAAAGGAGGTAAA AAGCAGCTTTAAAGAGATAGACAAATGGGACGATCAGAAGAGAGAAGCTCTTCAAGATTGA
- the LOC113770404 gene encoding protein DETOXIFICATION 40-like isoform X2, producing the protein MGSAVETLCGQAFGAKKYEMLGVYLQRSTILLSLTGVLLAIIYVFSKPILIFLGQAPNIASAAALFVYGLIPQIFAYAVNFPIQKFMQAQSIVQPSAYISTATLALHLVLSWLAVYKFGLGLLGASLVLSFSWWIIVIGQFIYIVKSEKCKQTWTGFSLQAFSGLWGFFKLSAASAVMLCLETWYFQILVLLAGLLPNPELALDALTICTTISGWVFMISVGFNAAASVRVSNELGAGHPKSAAFSVIVVNVISFIICVIAAIVILALRRVLSYLFTEGEVVADAVSDLSPLLALTLVLNGIQPVLSGVAVGCGWQAFVAYVNVGCYYLVGIPLGSLLGFYFQLGAKGLWSGMLGGTVMQTIILLWVTVRTDWKKEVEAALKR; encoded by the exons ATGGGTAGTGCAGTCGAAACACTATGTGGACAAGCATTTGGAGCCAAAAAGTATGAGATGTTAGGCGTATATCTTCAAAGATCTACCATACTTTTGAGTTTAACTGGTGTTTTGCTGGCCATAATCTATGTTTTCTCGAAGCCAATCCTTATATTTCTAGGCCAAGCACCAAATATTGCATCAGCAGCAGCCTTATTCGTGTATGGTTTGATCCCACAAATCTTTGCCTATGCAGTTAACTTCCCAATTCAAAAATTCATGCAAGCTCAAAGCATAgtgcaaccaagtgcatatataTCAACAGCAACATTAGCCCTGCATCTTGTATTGAGTTGGCTCGCAGTTTACAAATTTGGTCTTGGTTTATTGGGTGCATCACTAGTTTTGAGCTTTTCTTGGTGGATAATTGTGATTGGACAATTTATTTACatagtgaaaagtgaaaaatgcaaacaaactTGGACTGGTTTTAGCCTACAAGCCTTCAGTGGCCTTTGGGGGTTCTTCAAATTGTCAGCAGCATCAGCAGTTATGTTGTGTTTGGAGACTTGGTATTTTCAGATTCTTGTTCTATTGGCTGGTTTGCTTCCTAATCCTGAATTGGCTCTGGATGCTCTGACCATTTG CACAACAATTTCTGGATGGGTATTTATGATCTCAGTGGGATTTAATGCAGCAGCAAG TGTGAGAGTTAGCAATGAACTTGGAGCAGGACATCCAAAATCAGCAGCATTTTCAGTGATAGTTGTGAATGTGATCTCTTTCATAATTTGTGTGATTGCGGCAATTGTCATCCTTGCTCTGCGCCGGGTTTTGAGCTATTTATTCACGGAAGGTGAAGTGGTTGCAGATGCTGTCTCTGATCTTTCCCCACTTCTGGCCCTCACTCTTGTTCTTAATGGCATCCAACCAGTATTGTCAG GTGTGGCTGTTGGATGCGGATGGCAAGCATTTGTTGCATACGTGAATGTGGGATGTTACTATTTAGTCGGAATCCCGTTGGGTTCTCTACTCGGCTTTTACTTCCAACTTGGTGCTAAG GGACTATGGTCCGGCATGTTGGGCGGTACTGTAATGCAGACAATTATTTTATTGTGGGTGACAGTTCGAACAGATTGGAAAAAGGAG GTTGAAGCAGCTTTAAAGAGATAG